One genomic region from Drosophila busckii strain San Diego stock center, stock number 13000-0081.31 chromosome 3R, ASM1175060v1, whole genome shotgun sequence encodes:
- the LOC108603158 gene encoding U6 snRNA-associated Sm-like protein LSm3 has product MATEEEQLSQVILPVKEPLDLIRLSLDEKVYVKMRNERELRGRLHAFDQHLNMVLGDAEETVTTVEIDEETYEEVYKTTKRTIPMLFVRGDGVILVSPPMRVG; this is encoded by the exons atggcaaCTGAAGAAGAACAG CTTAGTCAGGTTATTTTGCCGGTAAAGGAGCCACTGGATCTTATACGCCTGAGTTTGGATGAGAAGGTGTACGTCAAAATGCGCAACGAGCGTGAGCTGAGGGGACGATTGCATGCTTTCGACCAGCATTTAAATATGGTGCTTGGTGATGCCGAGGAAACTGTTACCACTGTTGAAATTGATGAGGAGACATACGAAGAGGTCTACAAAACTACAAAGCGTACCATTCCTATGTTGTTCGTGCGAGGAGACGGCGTTATATTGGTCTCACCGCCAATGCGTGTGGGCTAA